From the Syngnathus typhle isolate RoL2023-S1 ecotype Sweden linkage group LG22, RoL_Styp_1.0, whole genome shotgun sequence genome, the window GCATAAATGGGCCACTAGACGACTTCCCATTAGAGAAGTGGGATTATTTGGCGGCCGGACGTCTCGTTGACGTTAAGTCTTTCCCCGCACTAGACAGATGCCTCGTCGATCTTTTTGCCTTCCATTCCTCTCCCGTTTAGCCcctcttttcttctctctctcttttttctgaGTGACAGCTCAATGGCTGCCTCTCCCAGGCTTATCAAGCCTCAGCAGATGGTTGACTTGGATCGCTGTTCATACGGCACGATCCGCGACGGCGATAAACGCCGTaacagaggagggggggggggggtatgcgaGGGAGAATGAATGCCATCTTTCCGTGGTTCcgcctttcttctcttctttcttcCCACCATCACAGTTTCCAGTTCCCACCTGGACCCTCGAGCTCTCGGTCTTCTTCGTCCTCCACCTTAAGCTCTTCTGTCCTTCGCCCCTCCGTTTTTGGATGTGAACCCGTGCAATTGTCTCGGCTCCCCCCGCCGAGCTGGCGCCATGTCTAAAAGTCCCCAGGACCCCCTCGCTCACTCAGGGGGCCCTCCAGCCATGCCAGAGATGCCCTTGTTCTCCTCTTGGAAAAGGTCAGATCCAGTCTTGTCATCCCTCTTGCCCAACCCTTGATCCCTGCGATGTCATCCTCACGCTGTCATTTATGTACACTTCACCTGCTTCAATGGCTTTTTTTTAAGGCACAGACATGATGCACACatattatttttatgtatttaataGTATATacagagaatttggaattttatttCTGGGAGAGTGaggttctgcaaaaaaaaacattttttatataCTACACTACTACAATGCCATATGTTAGGCGGCATAGTCCAGTTCGCCCAGTTATGGCCATCTTCTGGCAACCACCACAGTGCACCTGCATCCTTCCAATCCATGCAGCCTGACCCGCTTTTTGTTCTGGTCCCACCCCCTCACTTCAGTCCCTAATCAAGCAACCAGAAACTAATTAAATGCAGCTCTCGTGGACCAGACGCCAGGCCTGGACAGAAAGAGAGAAGGAGAAGGACACAGGGACTCAGTGTAgagaggaaagggggggggtgcAGATATTTGGGTACGTTTTGACCTacactgcttgttttttttttgtaaggtaTTTTTAGTTCTACGCTTCATTTGAGTGCCAAGCGAGCACTGTAATCACCAGCGCACCAGTCACATGACGCAACCGACACCCTGGAGATATTTGGAAAGCGGGGTTGCGGGAAAAAAGGTACAACGGGGACCGAATAGAATAACGAAAGTATTTAAATGCAGCCAAGTGTCTGTGAGAGTCCCCAGAAAAAGCTGGCGAGAAGTGATGGAGAAAGTCATTAAGAGAAGCCTGTTCAAGTAGATAGGCCCCGAAAGGAGATTTGAAGAGGGGGAACTGATTGCACATGTCTCATTGCGGCTCTTCACCAGTTCTCAGCACCCCGGGGCTTAGAGAGCGCTTTCAAAGGCGTGCTGCACAGTTTGAGCTCTATATGCGTCTTTTGGGTGTATTCAAggaaataatatatatacatcttCTCTATCAGTGAACTTGAACAGTTAGCAccatatttgaaaagaaaaaaaatgtgcgttcaattatatattctactgaatGACTTATTAATGCTCAATCAAGATAATAGGCCTTCATTCGTTCCACAATGGGgaaaagatatatataaaaaaaattgtaggcTGCATGTTATTTGCTATGCCATATTTATCATTAATCCAAATAAAGTATGATTAGTAATGAGGACCTTTAAtgtgaattttatttaaaatgctgATCGTGATCCatcaagataaaagccaaatTTCCCCCTTTCATTTTTACATCATATTGCTATTTAGTCATattgacattattattattatagttgtTATAGAATAAATGTTATTGTTGACTTTAAAATAACTCTTTTAAAAAGTTTTAGTTTGTAGCCAAGAAATAACCTAACTGCACATTTGGACACTCCTTGTGTCACTTATTTTACGTcattgctggaaaaaaaaacttaaaaaatacaaaacggcGACATCCTTTGGTGGAATTGTGCTATTGCTACAGGAGTGGGGCGATAACTCGTGATCTAGCGCTCTCTGCTGGACGTTAAGGAGGTCACAACGGTTGGATCTCATTGGCCTTCAACCACTCCAGGAAAGTGATTGATAAATATTTGAATCATATAACTTATTGGTGTGGTGTTGAAGTTAGGATATGTGTGTGCTGGGATCGCTATAGCAAGTTTAGTTTTTAATATTTCAATTACTTTTGAGTTTatactgtagacttttgactttgatcacATTGAACTGCAGTTTTCACTAATGgtttaatacatttttattgtacattttacacaatacaCTTTACTGTATTGTATAATATTCCAAACACAAAGTAGAGCCAGTAGCTCCCGAttagttatttaaaaatattataaatatattatatatatatatattatatatattatataaataatataaaaatattgctagaaattcgatggcttttaaaattcaaagtctgatttagatgcaaaaaaaattcagtgttaaaaattggatgtaaaaaaattcagtgctacaaattcgaattcaaaatccgatggcacagataaacttccatacttCATATATTAAATCCAGTGGATTTtaattagggatgggcgataccaatgattttggaatcgatccgatacccagtatttcctacccaaaatacccgatattcgatccgatatcgagcagcaaaactatcaatttgtaaagccactggatacttacatttaatattgtaatactttagtgttgtttataggaagtggagttacaaataaaacgtatggcgttcgaccacaaattgaaaaggggaaaactttatttataaatgactgactaaagcgtagtaattattgcttcaaatagcacatcaaccacaaatgcttacgattattggttagcacctgatacctggatatgtcttgcctttctgaaacgctgcttctaaggtactttggtaccttagcctcggtgtggctgcagggttttccgtcgctgccttagtgtctgcggcacgtttcaactgcagctcttcatgaaccgtggggtgaattttgcttaaatgttttgtcaagtttgtggtgttgccacaatatttaattgttttgtgacatatttcacattttgcctcgttgttattaagtaaaatataatatccctaaaccagacttctcttgcgttcggactgggccgccgccgtggccatgcttgtttgtgtttgtttggattggaacggggggggggggggggcggaggagaagggcttggcttgtgagaaaagggggcgggagcagagcagagcaggacacgccggtgcagcaggcggaaggaaaagtagtgctagcatgagtgcaagtcgtcaaattggagcagaaaaaaatgaggaaaaatagcattaaataattgtaagtatcgatattttagccaGGGAGAttgatactcaaaaatgagcagcctggatcgatatatcgatattttggtatcgatccgcccatccctaatttTAATAACTGTGTATGAGTTTGTGGGGTCATTTGCTGGTCTATCAAGAATAAACATGACTACATGAACATATTCGTGCCTCACAATTTGCGATGTATCGTTCAAATATGACATTTAATGAGCAATATCGTACAGACAGCATATCAACAGGGTTTTGATACATCGTGTTACACGGGGACTCTATAAATTCTATTATCATCGTTCTCTTCGTCATCCGCGAATGCATAATTAGCATTAGCAGCTAGGCTAAATAACGTCGTCATTGACCCAAACACGCTTTTCAGACCTTTTCTGCTCTCAACGTTGATGGGAGCATCTTCGTCCATATTTTCTGAACAGCTTATCTTCCAGCACGTTTACATGGAAATAAGAGCGGTTAGTGCCCAAACAGCAAGACCAAATGCGCACTGGACAAACGGCTTTGAAAGAACCGGGTCGCCTCCTTCTGCTCATCGCTGATTGGACAGTTTTGAATTTGCGCAACGTCAGTTCTTGTACTTGTAGGGGATTGGCGGAAACGTTCGTCAACAATCAAACgacctttttaaaacaaaaatacgcGTATGACGGAAATAAACAGAAtcgaattacaagaatgactAGATGTTAGTTGTTTGTTTCGGTTCTCAGGggactgaaacattttttttttaaagagtctaaaaataaattaattttaaaaaggTGGAAAAAATGGGGTGGTTTCATATCTCTTATAACATAAAGAAAACCGATGTGGAAATGGAAATGTTTAGAATGTGttgagttgctttttttttctgggtgaAGAGGGAGGAACTTACACTCCACCACAGTCGGTGATGGTAATGCGCCTTATTAGTCAAATGCCTACCGTCTaaaaagacgaagaagaaatagaagacgaagaagattagggagaacaagaagaagaaaaggttcAAGTCTTGCGTCTTCTGCAATGACGTCAAAATATTCAACGAGTTAATAAGGAACAACGATTGTGGGCGTCGACGAAATATTCCGATGATTGAAGGAATAATTGCAATCACTTAATCAATTCGTGGGATTGAAGAAAAGCATAGTGTCACCCATGGTAACACGCATGAGGAAAACCCGTCAGTTGCTCGGCTTGTGGCGAAAGGCAATTTTGATTTGGAATGTTCTCGAATTTTAGTAGTCCTAAACGGAAACAAATGTACACACACTTTTTTATTGGAAAGAACCTTTTCTTAGATTTTAGCGAACGAAATACGCGTGTTAACCATGGCGTCGCACGAGAAGCAATTTTGTCCGGCGAGAGAGGGCAACGAACGACAACGACGTCAAACAATGCCACACTTCCAAGGTTTGCTCACATTCTTGCTGGCTGATCATTTAACACATTTGATCTCGTGCTCCCCTGCCACACAATCGCATTCATTGTAACGGTAAACAAAGTTCAAATATTTGGGAATCACTCTTCCAAAAGACGATTACATAAATTGTAATGtgtctaaaataaaataaatagtgctCCAAGTACCACCATAATGACCAACATTAAAGTGCAGTAGCGTGGTAGGTCTAAGTGTTCATGAAAATAGTACTTAGTCAACAGTATTATGTATATGAGCCACAGGACATGTGCCAAATTGTGTTTGTGTTACTTGTGTCCTGGAGATGTCCAGCAGCCAAGTGCTCGTCAGGAGTGGAGGAGCTCGCTTTTGCAGCAGGACAATTCACAGCTTCCCCACATCAAGGAAGAAGAGAAAATTGACATCAGCAAGTTGCCACTGCCTGTTGTGAagagtgaggaggaggaagaacatCCCGCTCACTTCAAAAAAGAGGACCATCTCCACATTGAGGAAGAGGAGCAAATGGATGTCAGCAAGTTGCCAGTGATTGTGGTCTCTGTGAAGTGTGACGATGATGAAGATGAAACACCCCAGTGGTCGCAGATTAACCACGAGAGCCCAAGTGGAGGTACACTGCCGAACAATCTGTTAGCGCCGCTGTCGGACACCGATGGCATCGAAGAACCTTTGAGGGATGACGCAGATTGCGAGGACAAGCAGTTGAATTGTGGAGAGGAGGAGGCAGCTCCTAAAAAGAaaacttctcacacacgtaaATGTCACACAGCTGAAGAACATTTCAGCTGCTCAATTTGCGGGAAAAAATTTGCTCAAAATGGACCCATGATTAGacacatgagaacacacacaggagaAAAACCTTTTAGTTGCTTAACTTGTGGTAAGGCGTTTTCTCTCAAGGAATATATGAAATCACACATGAAAAAACACACAGGTGAAACCCCCTTTTGTTGCTCATTTTGTGgtaaaacattttctcaaaagaaaacattgcaATCGCACATGAGGACGCACACTGGAGAAAAACCCTTCCGTTGCTCATTGTGTGGTAAAAAATTGGCTCTCAAGCTAAACATAGTCAAACACATGAGGACACACACGGGGGAAAAATCCTTTCTTTGCTCAACATGCGGTAAAACCTTCTCGGAAAGGCATCGTCTAGTATCGCACTTGAGAacgcacacgggagaaaaaccaTTCGCTTGCTCGACTTGCGGTAAGACCTTCTCACAAAGGCATCATATGGCTTCACacgtgaaaacacacacaggagaAAAACCTTTCGTTTGCTCCGTTTGTAGTACGGCGTTTTCTCGAAAAGTCAATCTCGAGATACACTTGAGAAcgcacactggggagaaaccttttCGTTGTTTAACTTGTGGTAAAACGTTCTCTGTCAAAGCAACCATGGTCAAACACATGAGAACGCACACAGGAGAAAAACCCTTTCATTGCTCTGAGTGTGGTAAAAGATTCACTCAAAAGGTAAACATGGTAATACACATGAGATCTCACACTGGAGAGCAAGAATTTTGTTGAtccgcgtgtttttttttaacgattttttgcagcacaaccacaaagcCAGTCTTTTTTTAGAGTACCAACCCTTCTGAAGCGAACGTGTTGTACAGTCCGTCCCGGGAGGCCCGTAGTTTGAATTAATCCTCGCAAATCTGGCGTTGGTCTTCCCTTACTTATGATTTCATGCtttgaaagtcaagttttgaaaattttcgagattatatcctcaattttcagggaaaataaagccaaatagcaacgcgttagcaccgaatgttgttggttgtttttcttttctcttttttttcttcttcgtaaTTTACTCTCGCGTTTACTCGTGTCATGAACTATTAGCTCACTATCGCCCCATCTTCGCGGCAAAGGTACTGGCTGCCTCAAGGCTCGTATTTTCACCCGCTGACTGCAAGCAAGCACGCACCGTTTGCACGCGCTcagtacagtgtgtgagtggtgcACACGCTCACACGCACGCCCTGAGCGGCACAACCTGTCACTGCCGCAGCCTCCATGATTCTCGTCTCCCgttgttatttgaacaagaaatacagctattttgactatgaaaatgatccaaatggttaggaaacacaccaaaattgcattaaaagcataGACCATAGGACAGATatattattatgttttattatattattccttttttaacaacttatggtgacagctgaggaaaccatgttgagccctttactgcccctggtggcaaggtgaggcactgcctcacctgcctccGATGAGTGCGCGTGCCTGGTTCTTTTATACTATATTGTGTGCTTATGATATTTGTAGTATTGTTTGCCTCCAATTAAATCTCTATGATGTGACCATTTGTTATTTCTGCTTGCGTATGCTAAATGTATGTTTTGAGTTAGTTTGCTTCCGTTGTATTATGATGTGTGAAGGGTTGTCCAATCCTAGCATTACCACTAGTGGTCTGTACAATCAAAAGCtttcaaaagcaaaaataaaaaaaaataaaaagaggtacCACAgtgagcatgaaaaaaaaaacagatgtatTTTATGTAGCCTATTTGCAATTTGGGTCAGTTCGGTTCAGTGCTTCAAAAGTGCAGTGCACATCTTCGCATGAAACAGTCAGGGGTCATGATGCCATCAATTTGTTTGCATGGTTGTCatcttgtgactttttttttttttacatgacactAGTGTGGTGGAATTTTGATATCTAATGCTCGATTTGTGCAGTACGTTAGGCGCAGGCTTTAGTGCCATCTcgtgtggggtttgcatgtcTGCATGCGtaggtttcctcccacgtttCAAAAACATTCATGATTGACCGCTCCTActagtttttcttattttttggaAGGGGGGTGATGGGAATGATGTGTGTCCTGCCACTGCCTGGCACCCAGTTCAGGATGTGCCCCCAGCTGGAATAGGCTAgccgcgaccctcgtgaggataagcactTCAGGACAATGGATGGATTTCATGACGTGGAAAGCAATAGAGTACATCTCTTTTTCCAGATTGTTACAAAGAGCCATGCAAAAATGCACCCAAATGGCGTCATGAGGTCTGACTAATACTCGTACATCAGGAATAATAAAGTATGATCTAATTGACCAGATTATAAAGTTGCCCTGTCCAAATCAGTAAACTATTCAAGAGGTGAcaccaattgtctttattttattgtttttttggggtcaattAAACATGGTCAAACAACAGAtggaataataatgcatggtaaatttaacaataagtaaatgaaatatcaattatgaaaatgcatggtaaatctaaGCGAATAACAAcatggtaaattgaacaaaataataatattgcatggtaaatcataatatcacatgttaagtcaagaaAAAGAGGAATGCATGGTAACTTAAACAGAACATGGTAAATCTAACAAGTCGTCTAATGCATGGttaatcataataatgcatggtaaattgaacaaaataataataatgcatggtaaatcataatATCACGTTAAGTCAAAAAGAAGAATGCATGGtaacttaaacagaataataacacATGGTAAATCTAACAAGATGACTAATGCATGGttcaatcataataatgcatggtaaattgaacaaaataataataatgcatggtaaatcacaatatcacatgttaagtcaagaagaagaatgcatggtaacttaaacagaataataacacATGGTAACTAACAAGACGACTAATGCATGGttaatcaatcataataatgcatggtaaatcaatcagtcaatcaaaagGCATGGTAAACCAAGCAGAATGATCATGCAAGGTAAATTGCATTCATAGGATTACTCGCAACTTCCATTGGCACTTCCCAAATCCAGCGGATAACGCGCTGTGGGCATCTTGCACACGTAGCCGTTTAATTCCATGCAGGACATCTTCTTCCATTTGCCAGACTGAAAGTCAAAATGAGATtgattttaaatctaaacttgACTTCGGCGAGCGGGTCAATCTTTTCTGCACCTACCTGGCTCAAGGTGGCCACGCAATTCTCCATCAGGCCGGGAGGTTTTCCCGGAGACCAGTTGGCGAAGATCACCTTCTGGCGGTCCGACCACACGAATCTGCCGCGATTGACCAGGTCGTTGAGTCCGGTCCACGCGTCTCCGGGGGCTGCAGAGGACAAACAGCAACAGAGTTCTCAATGGCTTTCCAGATATGGCAGATATCGAGCCAATGTGAGCGACGCACCAGACTTCAAGAGGTCCTGCAGCCAATCCCGCTCAGCCTCGGAGCGAATGGACACCAGATTGGCATCGAGACCCCAGCAGAAGTGTCGAGCGCCGTACCACGTCTTTGTATCATCAAAACGTTTGTAGCAGAAGtccgcaaactcctcccagtcaggtcccaAGCATCTCGGCTCTGCGCGCAAGATGGCGTCACGTGAAGAAATGCTTTCTATTCTGGACGGTCTACTCACCCGTGTACACCTCAAAAGTGTAAGACGGAGACGGAGCCAATTCGTCAACATATCTGCAGACAGTAAAGTGAGAATGAGCCGGGCATCTTTAAGTGGACTCGCCAGTGAAAGCGGAGCACGCACACTTTCGAGTTGATTCCGTTACAGGTGGAGCTGTTGTAGGCTTTCTGTGGCACTTCCTTCAGCAAAGTCACATCTCCTCCGATGTGGTTCTCAATGACGCCCGAGTGAATAGCGGCCGCACAGATGTTCGAGTCCTGCACTCAGAGAATGTCTCAGACATAGAACAAAAACTCCGCTTGCAGGTCGTGCGGTAATTAACATACCTGTTTGTAGAGCCGTGTTCCGTAGACCTTGTAGCCGGCTTCGGCGCAGCCCGGTGGGCATCGGACCCTGCGGAAGTAGTTCGTTTAGTAGGGAGGAGGCTTTTTGGCAAGAAACGTCATACAATGTCTGACTCACGTCATTGAACCGTCGAGGCTGAGGTCGGTGGCTGTGCTGCTGCATAAGATCTCTGTGGGTCAGAAGGGAAAATCAAAGCCCGTTTCTTGCTAgtttctcactgcactccaaacGTCGTACTCACTGAGAGCGGTGTCGTCAGACATGCACCCCAAGACGTCAAAGCGTAGGCCCAAAAACATTGGCAGGAGGCGGAAGTACTGGGCGAACACGGGCCTGTTTAGAATATACGTCCCCACAGAAGGCTGGAAACAAAACGCGCGTTTGCAATGAACAACAACAGCCTGGATGACCAAACGAGTCGACAACCGCTCACCTGTATTGAGTGGCGATACCAAGTCACTCCGTCAATACTGAACTGCATCACAAATACGCTGGAACTTTGCCCTTGGTATGTACACTTCTGGGTCTCAATGCCTGTCACCTTGAAGTTCTGACCGAGGTTCACCTGGATCCAGCTGCCGACTAACGGCGGAAGGCATTCCATTGCACAGGATACCAAACTACCAGCAACTACGACGGagagctgtgttttttttttttttttttttacatacggATTTTGGACGGCTTCCAGCAACCGCTGCCCCCCAGACGCGCTTTGTAAGGTTCGGCATTGAtcgcagaggaagaggctgtaAAGGAAGAGTCTGGGATTCTCCCGTGAGCGATGCCCAGACGATCAAGACACactgaagaaagacaaaaaaaagacaatgtggAAGGCACGCTCGCTCATTCATTCTCACGTCTGGTCACCGTTTCCGAGCCGACGCTCTATCTGGGGATCCGTTGGATTCTTTCCTTGCCCACCTTTCTTCTCACAGCTGTAGACGACGCGGAGGTATTTGGAGACACCAGGGCAGGAGTCCGTATCCCAAGGGTAAATGGGGCAAATCTGATAGTTGTCACACAATCCTCTGAAGTGACGGAGAGCCCCTTCCACCCTGCAGCCACCTGTAAGACACAACACACCACCATttcacgcgcacacttacatacTGACTTCAACTTGTCACAGGACATAGGGGATTTTAATTGTTAATGACTATTAGAAAAAGAGGAATCCAAAAAGCGCCCGGCTTAGCTCTTTTTTAtcgttttctatttttattccaAGTCAAATAAACATTTTCTATTGCCATCGCTCACACGTCGATGCATTTTGATATTGAGTTACATGTTACAAACGAGTTACCGCCAACGCTGACGGCGTGTGAAAACCTCCTGACAGAAACGGCTCCAGGACAGCGAGCCAAAAACAACGATGCCACTGGAGGATTCTTACCGCGTGATCCGCCACCACTCGGACAGACGTCGCTATCCTTCCGTCCATAGAAAGCCGACCGTATGCGGATGACTCTTTCATCGGGACATTCGAGGGATGTCAAATCGTCTTGGCAGAGAAGctcctccttgtagcctgtgagAGCACAACCGTTGACTTCTCTCCGTCTTTTTTTACACAGACGTTGAAGGCGACTTACCGTCATGTGGCGGCAGCTGATGTGTCTTTCCTAGAAGCGGGAACCAGAACGTGGATGTCGACACGTGATGACGGTCCACCGCGGGGCGTCACATCTCACttacctcttttcttgcagacgtagcctcTCTTCTTGTCGCACTTGTCGCGCTTCCAGTCGCCGCTCCCAGTGAGCAAGAAAAGACATTCCCCCCCTTCagcgacacctggagggagggagggagggagggagggg encodes:
- the LOC133146116 gene encoding zinc finger protein OZF-like, which codes for MASHEKQFCPAREGNERQRRQTMPHFQDVQQPSARQEWRSSLLQQDNSQLPHIKEEEKIDISKLPLPVVKSEEEEEHPAHFKKEDHLHIEEEEQMDVSKLPVIVVSVKCDDDEDETPQWSQINHESPSGGTLPNNLLAPLSDTDGIEEPLRDDADCEDKQLNCGEEEAAPKKKTSHTRKCHTAEEHFSCSICGKKFAQNGPMIRHMRTHTGEKPFSCLTCGKAFSLKEYMKSHMKKHTGETPFCCSFCGKTFSQKKTLQSHMRTHTGEKPFRCSLCGKKLALKLNIVKHMRTHTGEKSFLCSTCGKTFSERHRLVSHLRTHTGEKPFACSTCGKTFSQRHHMASHVKTHTGEKPFVCSVCSTAFSRKVNLEIHLRTHTGEKPFRCLTCGKTFSVKATMVKHMRTHTGEKPFHCSECGKRFTQKVNMVIHMRSHTGEQEFC